Proteins found in one Salvia splendens isolate huo1 chromosome 10, SspV2, whole genome shotgun sequence genomic segment:
- the LOC121753115 gene encoding heat stress transcription factor A-7a-like: MELKSPTTTAEIMHSIRKYDLLTSVKVKEEPHEEGEKSLGSANGPAPFLRKTFEMVDDPHTDSIISWSPAKNSFIVWDPHRFSTDLLPRHFKHSNFSSFIRQLNTYGFRKIDSDRWEFANEGFEKGKKHLLKHITRRKQKQSWMDTSAKYGAEAELKSLQKEVLKLRQQQEMTQSYVAAVEKRLCVTETKQKQNALFLIKLMENPQLLQLITKKVKKNLRPFGSGQVLKKRRLMAGLDDKSCDENDSSSSDTSRDDFVLWEKLLEDDMIYEQNDDETQKCDILPAECGTQMRSLVELVASIA, encoded by the exons ATGGAGCTAAAATCGCCCACCACCACCGCCGAAATTATGCACAGCATCAGGAAATACGATCTGCTGACGTCTGTCAAGGTCAAGGAAGAGCCTCACGAAGAAGGCGAGAAGAGCCTCGGCTCCGCGAATGGTCCGGCGCCGTTTCTGCGGAAGACATTTGAGATGGTGGATGATCCTCACACGGATTCCATAATTTCGTGGAGTCCCGCCAAGAACAGCTTCATTGTTTGGGATCCTCACCGGTTTTCTACTGATTTGCTGCCTAGGCACTTCAAGCACAGCAATTTTTCAAGCTTTATTCGCCAGCTTAATACCTAT GGGTTTAGGAAGATCGATTCGGACAGATGGGAGTTTGCGAATGAAGGGTTCGAGAAGGGTAAGAAGCATCTGCTGAAGCACATCACGAGGCGAAAGCAGAAACAGTCTTGGATGGATACATCAGCCAAGTACGGGGCGGAGGCAGAGCTCAAGAGTCTGCAAAAGGAGGTGCTGAAGCTAAGGCAGCAGCAGGAGATGACGCAGAGTTACGTGGCAGCTGTCGAGAAGCGTCTTTGTGTCACTGAAACAAAGCAGAAACAAAATGCCCTCTTCTTGATCAAGCTAATGGAGAATCCTCAGCTTCTTCAGCTCATCACTAAGAAGGTGAAGAAGAATTTGAGGCCATTTGGAAGTGGACAGGTCTTGAAAAAGAGGAGGCTGATGGCAGGTCTTGATGACAAGAGCTGTGATGAAAATGACTCGAGCTCCTCGGACACTAGTCGAGATGATTTTGTCCTGTGGGAGAAACTGTTGGAAGATGACATGATCTATGAGCAGAATGATGATGAGACGCAAAAATGTGATATTTTGCCAGCGGAATGTGGGACGCAGATGAGGAGCCTCGTGGAGCTAGTGGCATCGATTGCTTAG
- the LOC121753116 gene encoding uncharacterized protein LOC121753116, whose translation MADSKSNSSPGKNVKAPNVFERAKEEFEAVLHSGKHRHEHHKETHGLREDIDCNTPTGDVKAPNVFERAKEEIEAIVEAIHPKKDSKSHDSREMNTPTKSSAKSELHSEWKENAAGNESEKHHKEKHGMSDDIEDVRGPNVFERAKEEIEALIETIHPKKDSDRPK comes from the exons ATGGCTGATTCGAAATCAAATTCATCACCAG GGAAAAATGTGAAGGCGCCAAATGTGTTTGAGAGGGCAAAGGAAGAGTTTGAGGCAGTTTTGCACAGTGGGAAACACAGGCATGAGCATCACAAGGAGACTCATGGATTGCGGGAAGATATTGATTGCAACACTCCAACCGGTGATGTGAAGGCTCCCAACGTGTTTGAGAGGGCGAAGGAGGAAATCGAGGCCATTGTGGAGGCTATTCATCCCAAGAAGGATTCAAAGAGTCATGATTCGCGGGAAAT GAATACTCCTACGAAGAGCTCTGCGAAATCGGAGTTGCATTCAG AATGGAAGGAGAATGCAGCGGGAAACGAGTCAGAGAAACATCATAAAGAGAAGCATGGAATGAGTGATGATATTGAGGACGTTAGAGGTCCAAACGTGTTCGAACGAGCAAAAGAAGAAATCGAAGCTCTTATCGAGACCATCCATCCAAAGAAGGATTCAGATCGCCCCAAGTAA